Proteins found in one Anaerolineae bacterium genomic segment:
- a CDS encoding SET domain-containing protein, which translates to MLHPDTQLKFINPQIGYGVFATAPISRGTMVYVQDDLEIVIGPNSPLLHNPHYYEIIDKYAYINGQGQYILSWDLAKYVNHCCHYNTLSTAYGFDIAVRDIAPAEEITCEYALFNLEEAMDLTCPYPDCRQKARPEDLEQFCDEWDQVAQHALQAFDQVPQPLLPYLNSQTYAELRRYLQTGQGYRSLHTLKYHPPTA; encoded by the coding sequence ATGCTTCACCCTGATACCCAACTAAAATTCATAAATCCGCAAATTGGCTACGGCGTTTTTGCCACCGCCCCTATTTCCAGGGGAACGATGGTGTATGTGCAAGATGACCTGGAAATTGTTATTGGCCCCAACAGCCCCCTGCTCCACAACCCCCACTACTATGAAATTATTGACAAATACGCTTACATTAATGGACAAGGCCAATACATCTTAAGTTGGGATTTGGCCAAGTATGTCAATCATTGTTGCCATTACAACACCCTAAGTACTGCCTATGGCTTTGACATTGCCGTGCGTGATATTGCCCCCGCCGAAGAGATCACGTGCGAATATGCCCTGTTCAACCTTGAAGAAGCCATGGACCTAACCTGCCCATATCCTGATTGTCGCCAAAAAGCCCGGCCCGAAGACCTTGAGCAATTTTGCGACGAATGGGATCAGGTGGCCCAACACGCCCTCCAAGCCTTTGATCAGGTTCCCCAACCCTTGCTCCCTTACCTGAACTCCCAAACCTATGCCGAACTGAGGCGCTATTTGCAAACCGGGCAGGGATATCGCTCGCTCCATACGCTAAAATATCACCCACCTACCGCTTAG
- a CDS encoding DUF4332 domain-containing protein, which translates to MFGWGVAKGLGVTLKHFINTYIDDARYWFRSATNPEAFARRQGPVGAGLFTVEYPAMKLKTPENFRFLPFLVTEYEVLPGDTHFDRDKWTELHRCTACGICAKVCPPQCIWIVRAQDPETGKPVSKPAEFYIDTDICMSCGYCAEFCPFDAIKMDHVYELADYERGMSHVYNLEKLTKPAGYYASIRPTWYAQEEAARQSEEEEKRRKTEAKERLAAEKVAAAKIKAPPVEAGAKPKRAPEEIKAQREAMLAKKQAREAPEAAKETTVEAKNLTSTNLVTVEGIGQAYAEKLKAIGIATAEELLEKGASPKGRQEIAAQSEISPKLILRWVNMVDLFRIKGVGEEYADLLEAAGVDTVPELAQRNAQNLHQKMVETNRQKKLVRQAPALTQVQEWVEQAKQLPRRIVY; encoded by the coding sequence ATGTTTGGCTGGGGTGTGGCTAAAGGTTTAGGCGTTACGCTAAAACACTTTATTAATACCTATATAGATGACGCCCGGTATTGGTTCAGAAGCGCCACCAACCCAGAAGCCTTTGCCCGCAGACAGGGGCCGGTGGGGGCCGGCCTGTTTACGGTAGAATATCCGGCAATGAAACTAAAAACCCCGGAAAACTTCCGCTTTTTGCCCTTCTTGGTTACCGAATACGAAGTTTTGCCGGGCGATACCCACTTTGACCGGGACAAATGGACAGAGCTGCACCGCTGCACCGCCTGCGGCATCTGCGCCAAAGTTTGCCCGCCCCAATGCATCTGGATTGTCCGCGCCCAGGACCCCGAAACCGGCAAGCCGGTATCCAAACCGGCCGAATTTTACATTGATACCGACATCTGCATGAGTTGCGGCTACTGCGCCGAATTCTGCCCCTTTGACGCCATTAAAATGGACCATGTTTACGAACTGGCCGATTACGAGCGCGGGATGAGCCACGTTTACAACCTGGAAAAACTGACCAAACCCGCCGGTTACTACGCCTCTATCCGGCCCACCTGGTATGCGCAGGAAGAAGCCGCCCGCCAGTCCGAAGAAGAAGAAAAGCGGCGCAAAACCGAAGCAAAAGAACGCCTGGCCGCCGAAAAAGTGGCTGCTGCTAAAATCAAGGCGCCCCCGGTTGAAGCCGGCGCCAAACCCAAACGCGCGCCCGAAGAAATCAAGGCCCAACGCGAAGCCATGTTAGCTAAAAAACAGGCGCGTGAAGCCCCAGAAGCAGCAAAGGAGACAACTGTGGAAGCTAAAAATCTAACATCAACCAACCTGGTAACGGTAGAAGGTATTGGCCAAGCTTACGCCGAAAAGCTCAAAGCCATTGGCATTGCCACCGCCGAAGAACTGCTGGAAAAAGGGGCAAGCCCCAAAGGCCGCCAGGAAATTGCGGCCCAAAGCGAAATCAGCCCCAAACTCATTTTGCGCTGGGTGAACATGGTTGACCTCTTCCGCATCAAGGGCGTGGGCGAAGAGTACGCCGATCTGCTTGAAGCAGCCGGCGTAGATACTGTGCCCGAATTGGCCCAACGTAATGCCCAAAACCTGCACCAAAAAATGGTTGAAACCAACCGGCAGAAAAAATTGGTACGCCAGGCACCGGCTTTAACCCAGGTTCAGGAGTGGGTGGAACAGGCCAAACAACTGCCCCGGAGAATTGTTTACTGA
- a CDS encoding branched-chain amino acid transaminase, which translates to MPIPKSEFIWFNGKFVPWDEANVHVLSHVLHYGTSVFEGIRAYQTPMGPAVLGLAAHVKRLFNSCKVISMPVPFSPEKISEAIINTVAKNKHNACYIRPLVFRGYEVLGVDPRQCPVEVIIATWEWGAYLGAEAIEKGVDVAVSSWRRMAPDTHPAMAKVGGNYINSQMVVIEAKRHGYTEGIVLDVQGYVSEGSGENIFVVMDGKIYTPPVGNSILTGITRGFAITLAEEKGYRVIEQQIPREMLYIADELFFTGTAAEITPIKSVDGIAIGSGSRGPITEQIQSEYFAIITGEIEDRHGWLTPVK; encoded by the coding sequence ATGCCTATACCAAAATCCGAGTTCATCTGGTTCAACGGAAAATTTGTGCCCTGGGACGAAGCCAACGTACACGTTTTATCTCACGTGCTGCATTATGGCACCAGCGTTTTTGAGGGCATTCGGGCGTACCAAACGCCAATGGGACCCGCGGTGCTGGGGTTGGCTGCGCACGTGAAGCGACTTTTTAACAGTTGCAAAGTCATCAGTATGCCTGTGCCCTTTAGCCCGGAGAAAATTAGTGAGGCCATTATCAACACGGTGGCTAAAAACAAGCACAATGCTTGTTATATCCGCCCCCTGGTTTTTCGGGGATACGAGGTGTTGGGAGTAGACCCTCGCCAGTGCCCGGTGGAGGTGATTATTGCCACCTGGGAGTGGGGAGCTTATTTGGGGGCTGAGGCCATTGAAAAAGGCGTGGATGTGGCCGTAAGCAGTTGGCGACGGATGGCCCCGGATACGCACCCGGCGATGGCCAAAGTGGGCGGCAATTACATCAACTCGCAAATGGTGGTGATAGAAGCCAAGCGCCACGGTTATACTGAAGGCATTGTGCTGGATGTGCAAGGTTATGTGAGCGAAGGCAGCGGCGAGAACATTTTTGTGGTGATGGACGGCAAAATCTACACCCCGCCGGTGGGCAACTCCATTCTCACCGGCATCACCCGCGGTTTTGCCATTACCCTGGCCGAAGAAAAAGGCTATCGGGTGATTGAACAGCAAATCCCTCGCGAGATGCTCTACATTGCCGACGAACTCTTTTTCACCGGCACGGCGGCGGAAATTACGCCCATCAAAAGTGTTGACGGGATAGCGATTGGCAGCGGCTCACGCGGTCCCATCACCGAGCAAATCCAGAGTGAGTATTTTGCCATCATCACCG
- a CDS encoding HAMP domain-containing protein, whose amino-acid sequence MKFWQKSLMARLVSYFLLLSLAIGGLSVFVAYIQGQNALEKSVHDRLTAAATLQENELNRWLEDQRQVVLAIAQLPQIQAQAALLLNHANTGTEVDSSVFAVAFSPDGQWLATGGIDQTVRLWDVATGQEVNRLIHPDAVGGVSFSPDGQLLATIGGDLVVRMWETASGREVAQMVHQDDLNDLDFSPDGQWLATATPGGEVVIWETATGRQVLTVSEDLEYVNDLEFSPDGQWLATASDDGLGRLWNPATGQEVISLEHDGWVTVITFSPDSELVTTVSEDNAVRIWEAATGRLLAELPHDGWASDAVFSPDGQRLATASADRMVRVWDVATGQEIIRLEHDKPVPVVLFSPTGRQLLAFETDTSWANLWDLNTQSLIAELSHDAILDDFDFSPDGEYVATASYDGTARLWDTATGEELLQLAHDSLPYTLLKKSLSALTNSTADLQTISILAQNGRIIVSTDAAYEGRDQHETEYFSKGQLRTFVQTVHLSPLSGEPTITIATPFRNKSGQVNGLLAADLNLARMDAIVAERTGLGETGVTYLVNNAHQQVTANGFSQPAIHSQGIDAAVQGQDGAGDYQNYKSTPVVGVYRWLDNFELALLAEMDQQEASASARRLAGVVSLTGLVAAAVLVVGVYVLARQIARPILAIAAAAAAVEAETFETEGLAEVARRPDEVGLLARVFQSMARKVYSREQRLKKQVQELRIEIDDLRRKEEVEKIVDTDFFRDLQSKARHMRRRQRGEAPAGQVEDPAANPPDENTAS is encoded by the coding sequence ATGAAGTTTTGGCAAAAGAGCCTGATGGCTCGCCTGGTCAGTTACTTTTTACTGCTCTCGCTGGCAATTGGCGGATTGAGTGTGTTTGTGGCCTATATTCAGGGCCAGAACGCCCTGGAGAAATCCGTACACGACCGGCTCACGGCTGCGGCTACCTTGCAGGAAAACGAACTCAATCGTTGGCTGGAAGACCAGCGGCAAGTGGTTTTGGCCATTGCCCAGTTGCCCCAAATCCAGGCGCAGGCAGCCTTGTTGTTGAATCACGCCAATACCGGCACCGAAGTTGACTCTTCAGTATTTGCCGTGGCCTTCAGCCCCGATGGCCAATGGCTGGCCACCGGCGGGATTGACCAAACCGTACGCCTGTGGGATGTAGCCACCGGCCAGGAAGTGAACCGCCTCATCCACCCGGATGCTGTGGGCGGTGTTAGCTTCAGCCCCGATGGCCAACTCCTGGCTACAATCGGCGGAGACCTGGTTGTCCGCATGTGGGAAACAGCCAGTGGCCGGGAAGTGGCCCAAATGGTCCACCAGGATGACCTCAATGACCTGGATTTCAGCCCGGATGGCCAATGGCTGGCCACCGCCACACCCGGCGGCGAAGTTGTTATCTGGGAGACGGCCACCGGCCGGCAGGTCTTGACCGTATCCGAAGATTTAGAATACGTAAATGATCTGGAATTCAGCCCGGACGGCCAATGGCTGGCTACCGCCAGCGACGACGGCCTGGGCCGGCTATGGAATCCGGCTACCGGCCAGGAAGTGATCAGCCTGGAGCATGACGGTTGGGTGACGGTGATCACTTTTAGCCCGGATAGTGAGTTAGTGACCACCGTCAGCGAAGACAATGCCGTTAGAATTTGGGAGGCCGCCACCGGCCGGTTACTGGCCGAGTTGCCTCACGACGGTTGGGCCTCTGACGCGGTCTTCAGCCCGGACGGCCAACGGCTGGCCACCGCCAGCGCCGACCGGATGGTGCGGGTTTGGGATGTGGCCACCGGCCAGGAAATTATCCGCCTGGAGCACGACAAGCCGGTGCCGGTAGTCCTGTTCAGCCCCACCGGCCGGCAACTGCTCGCCTTTGAAACCGATACCTCCTGGGCCAACCTGTGGGATCTCAATACCCAAAGCCTCATTGCCGAGTTGAGCCACGACGCCATTTTGGATGATTTTGATTTTAGCCCCGACGGTGAATATGTAGCCACCGCCAGCTATGATGGCACAGCCCGGCTTTGGGACACGGCCACCGGAGAAGAACTGCTGCAATTGGCCCACGACAGCTTGCCCTATACCTTGCTCAAAAAGTCATTAAGCGCCCTTACCAATAGCACCGCCGATCTGCAAACAATTTCCATTTTAGCCCAAAACGGGCGGATCATTGTTTCCACAGACGCGGCCTACGAAGGCCGGGATCAACATGAAACGGAATATTTTTCAAAAGGGCAACTGCGCACCTTTGTGCAAACCGTTCACCTTTCTCCCCTCTCGGGCGAACCCACCATCACCATTGCCACCCCCTTTCGGAACAAATCGGGCCAGGTCAATGGCCTTTTGGCCGCCGATTTGAACCTGGCCCGGATGGACGCGATTGTGGCCGAACGGACCGGCTTGGGCGAAACCGGCGTTACGTACCTGGTTAATAACGCCCATCAACAGGTCACGGCCAACGGTTTTAGCCAGCCGGCCATCCACAGCCAGGGCATTGACGCCGCTGTTCAGGGACAAGACGGCGCCGGAGATTATCAAAACTATAAAAGCACGCCTGTAGTTGGCGTCTACCGCTGGCTTGATAATTTTGAGCTGGCCCTGCTGGCCGAGATGGACCAACAGGAAGCGTCCGCCTCGGCCCGCCGCCTGGCCGGAGTGGTTTCGCTGACCGGCCTGGTTGCGGCCGCAGTTTTGGTGGTGGGCGTGTATGTGCTGGCCCGGCAAATTGCCCGCCCCATTCTGGCTATTGCCGCCGCCGCTGCCGCCGTTGAAGCCGAAACCTTTGAAACAGAAGGGTTGGCCGAGGTAGCCCGGCGGCCCGACGAAGTGGGGCTGCTGGCGCGGGTTTTCCAGAGCATGGCCCGCAAGGTTTACAGCCGCGAGCAGCGCCTGAAAAAACAGGTGCAGGAACTGCGCATTGAAATTGACGACCTCAGGCGTAAGGAAGAAGTGGAAAAAATTGTAGACACCGACTTTTTCCGGGACTTGCAGAGCAAAGCGCGCCACATGCGCCGCCGCCAGCGAGGCGAAGCC
- a CDS encoding NADH-quinone oxidoreductase subunit D, with product MAVTSPPPEDGNEIPEELRGSVLLGTLDKIPFLTSLYNWGRAYSLWPLTMGLACCGIEMIAAGTARYDQDRFGAALFRATPRQADFMIVSGTVTKKMAPQVVRLYNQMAEPKYVISMGACANGGGPFKEGYNVVSGVDKYIPVDVYVPGCPPTPQALLQGIIQLQEKIKKQSLRTAPWYRKDQRNEAAPLPILGPDVVDSRHLPTLPEMLQQARQAAEAEQETVAEGDQPRPKRVVKPPQTPTWDITPTAETAALAAAINQALSADQAVTPEKDTLVVNPAHLLAFARHVRHELGYDLLSNVTGIDYLGREGDRFEVVYHAYSTGQPDKPVLAFKARVPEAKPELPSLYKIWKTCYLQEREIYDLYGLNFTGHPNMKRIFLWDDFHGHPMRKDYEEAYYEEPVKPFTSRWPNGRQTRAETHNPFGNNVVYPRDWNVSAWKPDEFEDYLGHVVEARDLKEGMDLDTDRIVLNLGPHHPSTHGVFRMVVTLEGETIVDLEPVLGYLHRNHEKIGERNTWLMNMPFTDRLDYFNSMQNNLGYALAVEKMTGTPVPERAEYIRVIMAELTRVFSHMSLVGFMTNDLGCMFTPLFYAFEGRERVLDLFEEASGSRMMCNYMRFGGVAYDISDDWLDRAALVTDTLERGLEELNVLISGNEIVLSRLKGVGYMPAEQLINHGVTGPMLRAAGVKYDIRKVEPYSIYECFDFDIPTQTESDVFARYYQRILEARESLKILRQAYEGIKDTPPGDILSGKKSYTVRVPAGEAYVRTEHSKGELGYYLISNGSGNPWRYRVRSPSFINLNALAEMCKGGKVADSVVTLGAIDIVLGEVDR from the coding sequence ATGGCCGTAACATCGCCCCCCCCAGAAGACGGGAACGAGATTCCTGAAGAATTAAGAGGAAGCGTTCTGCTGGGCACGCTAGACAAAATTCCCTTTCTCACGTCCCTCTACAACTGGGGCCGGGCTTATTCGCTGTGGCCGCTGACCATGGGCCTGGCCTGCTGCGGCATTGAGATGATTGCCGCCGGTACCGCCCGCTACGACCAGGACCGCTTTGGCGCCGCCCTGTTCCGGGCCACGCCTCGCCAGGCCGACTTTATGATTGTATCCGGTACAGTCACCAAAAAGATGGCACCCCAGGTGGTGCGTCTGTACAATCAGATGGCCGAGCCAAAATACGTGATCAGCATGGGCGCTTGCGCCAACGGCGGCGGCCCGTTTAAGGAAGGTTACAACGTTGTTTCCGGCGTTGATAAATACATTCCGGTTGACGTGTACGTGCCCGGCTGCCCCCCCACCCCCCAGGCTTTATTGCAGGGCATTATTCAACTCCAAGAAAAAATCAAAAAACAATCGTTGCGCACCGCGCCCTGGTACCGCAAAGACCAGCGCAACGAAGCTGCGCCGTTGCCCATCCTGGGGCCGGATGTGGTTGATTCTCGCCACCTGCCCACGCTGCCGGAAATGCTACAACAGGCGCGTCAGGCGGCAGAAGCAGAGCAAGAAACTGTTGCCGAAGGCGATCAACCCCGCCCCAAACGAGTGGTCAAACCGCCCCAGACGCCCACCTGGGACATCACCCCCACCGCCGAAACCGCCGCCCTGGCCGCCGCCATCAACCAAGCATTGAGCGCAGACCAGGCCGTGACCCCCGAAAAAGACACACTGGTAGTGAACCCGGCCCACTTGCTGGCCTTTGCCCGGCACGTCCGCCATGAACTGGGCTACGACCTACTGAGCAACGTGACCGGGATTGATTACCTGGGCCGCGAGGGAGACCGTTTTGAGGTGGTTTATCACGCTTATAGCACCGGCCAGCCGGACAAGCCGGTGTTGGCATTCAAAGCTCGTGTGCCGGAAGCAAAACCAGAGTTACCTTCACTATACAAAATCTGGAAAACCTGCTACCTGCAAGAACGCGAAATTTACGATCTTTACGGCCTCAATTTTACCGGCCATCCCAACATGAAACGCATTTTTTTGTGGGACGATTTCCACGGCCACCCCATGCGCAAAGATTACGAAGAAGCCTACTACGAGGAGCCGGTCAAACCTTTTACCAGTCGTTGGCCCAATGGCCGGCAGACGCGGGCTGAAACCCACAACCCCTTTGGCAATAATGTGGTTTATCCCCGCGATTGGAACGTGAGCGCCTGGAAACCGGACGAGTTTGAGGATTACCTGGGCCACGTAGTTGAGGCGCGCGACTTAAAAGAAGGGATGGATTTGGACACCGACCGGATTGTGCTCAACCTGGGGCCGCACCACCCCAGCACGCACGGCGTTTTCCGCATGGTGGTTACCCTGGAGGGCGAAACCATTGTGGATTTGGAGCCGGTGCTGGGCTACCTGCACCGCAACCACGAAAAAATTGGCGAGCGCAATACCTGGCTGATGAACATGCCCTTCACCGACCGGCTGGACTACTTTAACTCCATGCAAAATAACCTGGGCTATGCCCTGGCCGTAGAAAAAATGACCGGCACGCCCGTGCCCGAACGAGCCGAATACATCCGCGTGATCATGGCCGAATTGACCCGCGTCTTCAGCCACATGTCGCTGGTTGGCTTTATGACCAACGACCTGGGCTGTATGTTCACCCCCCTGTTCTATGCCTTTGAAGGGCGCGAGCGCGTGCTGGACCTGTTTGAAGAAGCCAGCGGTTCGCGCATGATGTGCAACTACATGCGTTTTGGCGGCGTGGCCTACGATATCAGCGACGATTGGCTCGACCGCGCCGCCCTTGTAACCGATACGCTGGAACGCGGCCTGGAAGAATTAAATGTTCTGATCTCCGGCAACGAAATTGTCCTGTCCCGGCTCAAGGGCGTAGGGTATATGCCGGCCGAACAACTGATCAACCACGGCGTAACCGGCCCTATGCTGCGGGCCGCCGGCGTAAAGTACGACATCCGCAAGGTGGAACCGTACAGCATCTACGAGTGTTTTGATTTTGACATTCCCACCCAAACCGAGAGCGACGTGTTTGCCCGCTACTACCAGCGCATTCTGGAAGCGCGGGAAAGCCTGAAAATTCTCCGGCAAGCCTATGAAGGCATCAAAGACACCCCTCCCGGCGACATCCTGAGCGGCAAAAAATCCTACACCGTCCGGGTGCCGGCCGGCGAAGCTTACGTTCGCACCGAACACTCCAAAGGCGAGTTGGGCTATTACCTGATCAGTAACGGCTCCGGCAACCCCTGGCGCTACCGGGTGCGCTCCCCTTCCTTTATCAACTTGAATGCGCTGGCGGAGATGTGTAAAGGCGGCAAAGTGGCCGACAGTGTGGTGACGTTGGGGGCCATAGACATTGTTTTAGGAGAGGTAGACCGCTAA
- a CDS encoding ArsR family transcriptional regulator gives MHPTRRHIIELLKEREKATVDELAAEVNMTPMAVRYHLNVLQAENLITAPAVRHQSGPGRPQQVYRLTEAADELFPQDYYSLTNYLLDELNVQLGQQDLDKIFSNIAHRLAGESPPPQENQTFEERLGEVVAFLSKRGFVVDWEVEGNVYRIHAHSCPYRQVVKEHQEICALDRHVIGTMLNIMPTRVTCFARGDDHCTYELARPVELMVE, from the coding sequence ATGCATCCAACCCGACGCCATATCATTGAATTATTAAAAGAAAGAGAAAAAGCTACTGTTGACGAGCTGGCGGCAGAAGTGAACATGACGCCGATGGCGGTAAGGTATCATCTCAACGTGCTCCAGGCCGAAAATTTGATTACGGCGCCGGCGGTGCGTCACCAGAGCGGGCCGGGCCGTCCCCAACAGGTGTATCGGTTGACGGAAGCGGCCGACGAGCTTTTTCCTCAAGATTATTACAGTTTGACCAACTATTTGTTGGATGAACTGAATGTTCAGTTGGGCCAGCAGGACCTGGACAAGATTTTTAGCAATATTGCCCATCGTTTGGCCGGCGAGTCCCCGCCGCCCCAAGAAAACCAAACTTTTGAAGAACGGCTGGGAGAGGTAGTGGCCTTTTTAAGCAAACGGGGTTTTGTGGTTGACTGGGAAGTTGAGGGCAACGTGTACCGGATTCATGCACATTCCTGTCCCTATCGCCAGGTGGTCAAGGAGCATCAAGAGATTTGCGCCCTTGACCGGCACGTTATTGGCACAATGTTGAATATTATGCCAACGCGGGTAACCTGTTTTGCCCGGGGGGACGACCACTGCACCTATGAACTGGCCAGGCCGGTTGAATTAATGGTGGAGTGA